The following proteins are co-located in the Rhea pennata isolate bPtePen1 chromosome 2, bPtePen1.pri, whole genome shotgun sequence genome:
- the LRATD2 gene encoding protein LRATD2 encodes MGNQVEKLTHLNYKEVPTADPTGMDRDEGPRIGVSYIFSNDDDELEQQQDSVHDLGGEHPALQPYDPQLHEVECSVYYRDECIYRKSFSDEDTLPEEGDEGGGGHLSTYTPENLLNRCKPGDLVEFVCQAQYPHWVVYVGDFQVVHLHRLEVVNSFLTDASQGRRGRIANRLYRYKPLSPATVVRNALEQVGCKDRDLSWRNSECFAAWCRYGKREFKIGGELRIGKQPYRLQIRLGDKRSHTLEFQSLEDLIMEKRRNDQIGRAAVIQELSSHLQAAEEEEEEEEEDHHPGARTAVE; translated from the coding sequence ATGGGGAACCAGGTGGAGAAGCTGACCCATTTGAACTACAAGGAAGTTCCCACGGCTGACCCGACAGGTATGGACAGAGATGAGGGGCCCAGGATCGGGGTGTCTTACATCTTCTCAAATGACGACGAtgagctggagcagcagcaggattcGGTGCACGATCTGGGAGGCGAGCATCCTGCCTTGCAGCCGTACGATCCCCAGCTGCATGAGGTGGAGTGCTCCGTCTATTACCGGGACGAGTGCATCTACCGGAAGAGCTTTTCCGATGAGGATACACTACCAGAGGAGGGTGATGAAGGAGGTGGGGGGCACCTGAGCACCTATACGCCAGAGAACCTGTTGAATAGATGCAAACCGGGTGACTTGGTGGAGTTTGTGTGCCAGGCCCAGTATCCACATTGGGTAGTCTATGTTGGGGATTTTCAAGTTGTGCACCTGCACAGGCTGGAGGTAGTGAACAGCTTCCTGACTGATGCCAGCCAGGGCAGACGGGGCCGCATTGCCAACCGGCTGTACCGCTACAAACCCCTGAGCCCAGCCACTGTGGTGCGCAACGCCCTGGAGCAGGTGGGCTGCAAGGATCGGGACTTGAGCTGGAGAAACTCGGAGTGTTTTGCTGCTTGGTGCCGGTATGGCAAGCGGGAATTTAAAATCGGCGGGGAGCTGCGCATAGGCAAGCAGCCCTACCGATTGCAGATCCGGCTGGGTGACAAGCGCAGCCACACGCTGGAGTTTCAGAGCCTAGAGGATCTGATtatggagaagaggagaaatgaCCAGATTGGTAGGGCTGCTGTGATCCAGGAGCTCTCCAGCcacctgcaggctgcagaggaggaggaagaagaggaggaggaagatcaTCATCCAGGTGCTCGGACTGCTGTGGAGTAG